In a genomic window of Sarcophilus harrisii chromosome 4, mSarHar1.11, whole genome shotgun sequence:
- the LOC100918744 gene encoding H-2 class II histocompatibility antigen, E-S beta chain: MVCVLLFKGIWTEVLAVTLLVLNPQVAAGRNTPKHFTKQSKCECYFVNGMEHVQYVERHMYNQKEYVHFDSNVGKYAAVMELGRPEAEYWNNHKEILDDLRARVDTLCRHNYQVIEPFLLPRSVEPEVIVYPSKIAPLGHHNLLVCSVSGFYPGDIEVRWFLNGQEEMTGVVSTGLISNGDWTYQLQVILEMIPKSGDVYTCQVEHSSLQRPIILDWKAQSESAQRNMLSGVGGIILGLIFFGVGLIVHKRSWKGNRIHNHQGS, from the exons ATGGTGTGTGTCTTGCTCTTCAAGGGCATCTGGACAGAAGTTCTGGCTGTGACCCTGCTGGTGCTGAATCCCCAGGTGGCTGCAGGCAGAAACACCCCAA AACACTTCACAAAACAGTCAAAGTGCGAGTGTTACTTTGTGAATGGGATGGAGCATGTGCAGTATGTGGAGAGACACATGTACAACCAGAAGGAATATGTGCACTTTGACAGCAATGTGGGGAAGTATGCTGCAGTGATGGAGCTGGGCCGACCAGAGGCTGAATACTGGAACAACCATAAGGAGATTCTAGATGACTTACGGGCCCGGGTGGACACTTTGTGCAGACATAACTACCAGGTTATTGAGCCTTTCTTGTTGCCCAGGAGTG tTGAGCCTGAAGTGATTGTGTATCCATCAAAGATAGCTCCCTTGGGACACCACAACCTGCTTGTCTGCTCTGTTAGCGGTTTCTATCCTGGGGACATCGAGGTCCGGTGGTTCCTGAATGGGCAGGAAGAGATGACTGGGGTGGTGTCCACAGGCTTAATCAGCAATGGGGACTGGACCTATCAGTTACAGGTGATACTGGAAATGATCCCTAAGAGTGGAGATGTCTACACCTGCCAAGTGGAGCACTCCAGCCTTCAGAGACCCATCATCTTGGACTGGA AAGCCCAGTCTGAATCTGCCCAGAGAAACATGCTGAGTGGAGTTGGGGGCATCATTCTGGGTTTGATCTTCTTTGGAGTTGGTCTCATTGTCCACAAGAGAAGTTGGAAAG gaAATCGGATTCACAACCATCAG GGCTCCTGA
- the LOC100918225 gene encoding olfactory receptor 12-like yields the protein MKTGVPGNFSAVTEFILLGFRVTPQLQNILFLVFLLIYMVILVGNIGMTVIIKIDSRLHTPMYFFLRNLSYLDLCYSTVIAPKTLTNFLSTRKTISYNACATQFFFFALFVTTEGFLLAVMAYDRFTAICSPLLYPVRMSQHVCIQLVAGSYFCGCINSMVQTGFTFTLQFCGENRIDHFFCDVSALIKISCVDTFINEIVLFILSAVIIITTSLVILVSYSYILTTVLKIPSTQGRRKTFSTCGSHIAVVSLFYGTVFFMYAQPGALSSPEKSKVVSVFYTLVIPMFNPLIYSLRNRDVKESLKRIMTKKRSSH from the coding sequence ATGAAGACTGGGGTCCCTGGGAATTTCTCTGCTGTGACAGAATTTATTCTCCTAGGATTTAGAGTTACCCCACAGCTCCAGAATATCCTCTTCTTGGTCTTCTTGCTCATCTATATGGTCATACTTGTGGGGAACATTGGAATGACAGTTATCATAAAGATAGACTCACGACTGCATACTCCAATGTATTTCTTCCTTAGAAACTTGTCCTATTTAGATCTCTGCTACTCAACTGTCATTGCCCCCAAAACTTTGACAAATTTCTTATCTACAAGAAAGACAATTTCTTACAATGCCTGTGCcactcagtttttcttctttgctctttttGTCACAACTGAAGGATTTCTCCTAGCTGTGATGGCCTATGACCGCTTTACTGCCATCTGCTCCCCCCTCCTCTATCCTGTACGCATGTCCCAGCATGTGTGTATCCAACTGGTGGCTGGTTCTTACTTTTGTGGGTGCATCAATTCCATGGTTCAAACTGGCTTCACCTTCACCTTACAGTTTTGTGGGGAAAACAGAATTGATCACTTTTTCTGTGATGTTTCAGCCCTGATCAAGATCTCCTGTGTAGACACCTTCATAAATGAGATAGTGCTATTTATACTATCTGCAGTTATCATCATAACTACCAGCCTGGTGATCCTGGTCTCCTATTCTTACATTCTCACCACTGTCCTAAAGATCCCTTCCACTCAGGGCAGGCGTAAAACCTTCTCTACCTGTGGATCTCACATCGCTGTGGTGAGTTTGTTCTATGGTACAGTATTCTTCATGTATGCACAGCCTGGGGCCCTCTCTTCTCCAGAGAAAAGCAAGGTTGTATCTGTATTCTATACACTTGTCATCCCCATGTTCAACCCTCTGATCTACAGCCTGAGGAATAGGGATGTGAAGGAATCATTGAAAAGAATCATGACTAAGAAAAGATCCTCTCACTGA